The Amycolatopsis mongoliensis genome includes a window with the following:
- a CDS encoding MFS transporter produces MSRSESARRPVPPWRVAVAGLIGTTIEWYDFFIYALAATLVFAPQFFPSTSAVASTLAALSTFAIGFVARPIGGALIGHFGDRVGRKRMLVLSLLVMGVGTALIGVLPTYASIGVAAPIALVLIRVAQGLAVGGEWGGATLLALEHARTRTERTLLSSLPQVGLPLGVVLSSLVFLLVRLGAGNEGFASGGWRIPFLASAALVVVGLLIRLKLAESPEFERVRRQHTVRRAPIADVLRAPRIWVPASGITIGSSTLGNLVLAFMLGYAAQAKLFSASTMLTATIVAALLWCVVLPAAALLAGRVGRKRVLIAGTVGTIVWAHPYFALVESGSRAGLFIGTMVAAACIAVATGPYGAYLTEAFPAEIRYSGASIAYGIGGVLGGAIAPIAATLLVTSTGGLGAVAVYVAGASCVSLIAVLTLRSPYSSARFELEDTRETTDTRSLPGRRT; encoded by the coding sequence ATGTCCCGATCCGAATCCGCCCGCAGACCGGTTCCCCCTTGGCGCGTGGCCGTGGCCGGGCTCATCGGCACGACCATCGAATGGTACGACTTCTTCATCTACGCACTCGCCGCGACGCTCGTCTTCGCGCCCCAGTTCTTCCCCAGCACCTCCGCCGTGGCAAGCACTCTCGCGGCCCTCTCGACGTTCGCGATCGGTTTCGTCGCCCGGCCGATCGGCGGCGCCCTCATCGGTCACTTCGGGGACCGGGTCGGGCGCAAGCGCATGCTCGTGTTGTCCCTGCTCGTCATGGGCGTCGGCACGGCCCTCATCGGGGTACTGCCGACGTACGCCTCGATCGGTGTGGCGGCGCCGATCGCGCTCGTCCTGATTCGCGTCGCACAGGGGCTCGCCGTCGGTGGCGAGTGGGGCGGTGCGACGCTGCTCGCCCTCGAGCACGCGCGTACCCGCACCGAGCGCACCCTGCTCAGCTCCCTGCCCCAGGTCGGCCTGCCGCTGGGTGTCGTGCTGTCCAGCCTGGTCTTCCTGCTCGTCCGGCTCGGAGCCGGGAACGAGGGGTTCGCGAGCGGGGGATGGCGCATCCCGTTCCTGGCCAGCGCCGCGCTGGTCGTCGTCGGTCTCCTGATCCGGCTGAAACTGGCCGAGAGCCCGGAGTTCGAGCGCGTCCGGCGGCAGCACACGGTGCGCCGCGCGCCGATCGCGGACGTGCTCCGCGCCCCACGGATCTGGGTGCCCGCCTCCGGCATCACCATCGGCAGTTCCACACTCGGCAACCTGGTGCTGGCGTTCATGCTCGGCTACGCGGCGCAGGCGAAGCTGTTCAGCGCGTCGACGATGCTCACGGCCACGATCGTGGCGGCTCTCCTCTGGTGCGTGGTCCTTCCCGCTGCCGCCTTGCTCGCGGGACGCGTCGGCCGCAAGCGTGTCCTCATCGCCGGCACGGTGGGCACGATCGTCTGGGCACACCCGTACTTCGCGTTGGTCGAGTCCGGATCCCGTGCGGGTCTGTTCATCGGAACGATGGTCGCCGCGGCGTGCATCGCCGTGGCAACGGGACCGTACGGCGCGTACCTGACTGAAGCGTTCCCCGCCGAGATCAGGTACAGCGGCGCATCGATCGCGTACGGAATCGGCGGCGTCCTCGGCGGCGCGATCGCCCCGATCGCGGCCACGCTGCTCGTCACCTCGACCGGCGGTCTCGGCGCTGTCGCGGTGTACGTCGCAGGAGCGTCCTGCGTCAGCCTGATCGCCGTGCTCACCCTTCGCAGCCCGTACTCGTCTGCGCGCTTCGAGCTTGAAGACACGCGCGAGACGACGGACACGCGTAGCTTGCCCGGCCGCCGTACGTGA